The proteins below come from a single Streptomyces sp. SCSIO 75703 genomic window:
- a CDS encoding family 2B encapsulin nanocompartment shell protein, producing the protein MSVGEEVRTEQSRPQQSLGTAAARNLATTTKSVPQMQEISSRWLLRTLPWVDVQGGTYRVNRRLSFAVGDGRVTFVKTGDRVEVIPAELGELPALRSYEDEEVLSELAQRCEQREFAPGEVIASFGSPADEVYLLAHGRVEKVGTGPYGGDAVLGVLADGAYFGDQALLSGDAIWEYTARSATACTVLVLTRQEVERVAERSDTLREHLHGRRSVPAQRTNRHGEKEIDLAAGHSGEPDIPHTFVDYEARPREYELSVAQTVLRIHSRVADLYNQPMNQTEQQLRLTVEALKERQEHELINHRDFGLLHNCEYDQRIQPHDGVPGPDDMDELLSRRRGTKMFLAHPRAIAAFGRELNKRGLVPETIDIGGNRIPTWRGVPIYPCNKIPVTEARTSSIIALRTGEQDQGVIGLRATGIPDEIEPSLSVRFMGINEQAIIKYLVTAYYSAAVLVPDALGVLENVEIGRWR; encoded by the coding sequence ATGTCGGTAGGCGAAGAGGTCCGCACCGAGCAGTCCCGGCCGCAGCAGAGTCTCGGCACGGCGGCCGCGCGGAACCTGGCCACCACGACCAAGTCCGTACCTCAGATGCAGGAGATCAGCTCCCGCTGGCTGCTGCGCACGCTTCCCTGGGTGGACGTCCAGGGCGGCACGTACCGCGTCAACCGGCGCCTGTCCTTCGCCGTGGGCGACGGCCGGGTGACGTTCGTCAAGACCGGTGACCGCGTCGAGGTCATCCCCGCGGAGCTGGGCGAGCTGCCCGCCCTGCGGTCGTACGAGGACGAGGAAGTCCTCTCGGAGCTCGCGCAGCGCTGCGAGCAGCGGGAGTTCGCCCCCGGTGAGGTGATCGCGTCGTTCGGCTCCCCGGCCGACGAGGTCTACCTCCTCGCGCACGGCCGCGTCGAGAAGGTCGGCACCGGCCCGTACGGCGGCGACGCCGTCCTCGGGGTCCTCGCCGACGGCGCCTACTTCGGCGACCAGGCCCTGCTCTCCGGCGACGCCATCTGGGAGTACACCGCCCGCTCGGCCACCGCGTGCACCGTGCTGGTCCTGACCCGCCAGGAGGTGGAGCGGGTCGCGGAACGCTCCGACACCCTGCGCGAGCACCTGCACGGGCGCCGCTCGGTCCCCGCTCAGCGCACCAACAGGCACGGGGAGAAGGAGATCGACCTCGCCGCGGGCCACAGCGGCGAGCCCGACATCCCGCACACCTTCGTCGACTACGAGGCCCGCCCCCGCGAGTACGAACTGAGCGTCGCCCAGACGGTGCTGCGCATCCACTCGCGCGTGGCCGACCTCTACAACCAGCCGATGAACCAGACCGAGCAGCAGCTCCGGCTGACGGTCGAGGCGCTCAAGGAGCGCCAGGAGCACGAGCTGATCAACCACCGCGACTTCGGCCTCCTGCACAACTGCGAGTACGACCAGCGCATCCAGCCGCACGACGGCGTGCCCGGCCCGGACGACATGGACGAACTGCTCAGCCGGCGGCGCGGCACCAAGATGTTCCTCGCCCACCCACGCGCGATCGCCGCTTTCGGCCGCGAACTCAACAAGCGCGGGCTCGTCCCCGAGACGATCGACATCGGCGGCAACCGCATCCCCACCTGGCGCGGCGTCCCGATCTACCCGTGCAACAAGATCCCGGTCACCGAGGCGCGCACCTCGTCGATCATCGCGCTGCGCACCGGCGAGCAGGACCAGGGCGTCATCGGCCTGCGCGCCACCGGCATCCCGGACGAGATCGAGCCCAGCCTGTCGGTGCGCTTCATGGGCATCAACGAGCAGGCGATCATCAAGTATCTGGTCACCGCCTACTACTCGGCCGCCGTCCTCGTTCCCGACGCCCTCGGCGTCCTGGAGAACGTCGAGATCGGCCGCTGGCGGTGA
- a CDS encoding pyridoxal-phosphate dependent enzyme codes for MRPRLPSPLEEVVDERFERYGVRLLLKRDDLIHPELVGNKWRKLAPNLAAADGRPVVTFGGAYSNHLRATAAAGRLLGLATVGVVRGHELAGRPLNPSLARCAADGMRLHFADRAAYRHKAEPGTLAALLRAAGAEDAVVVPEGGSNAAAVRGCRALGEELSGHADVAALACGTGGTLAGLAAGFTPGRVIGVPVLRGGFLGEEVRRLQEDAFGGPRGDWSLDERFHCGGYARTTLALDAFADDFERRHGVPLERVYVAKMLLGLLTMAREGAFPRGTSLAAVVTGGPFPRRGPLSPKSPR; via the coding sequence CTGCGCCCCCGCCTGCCCTCCCCGTTGGAGGAGGTCGTGGACGAGCGCTTCGAGCGGTACGGCGTGCGGCTGCTGCTGAAGCGGGACGACCTGATCCACCCGGAGCTGGTGGGCAACAAGTGGCGCAAACTCGCCCCGAACCTCGCCGCCGCCGACGGCCGCCCGGTCGTCACGTTCGGCGGGGCCTACTCCAACCACCTGCGCGCCACGGCCGCCGCCGGGCGCCTGCTCGGCCTGGCCACCGTCGGCGTGGTGCGCGGGCACGAGCTGGCCGGCCGCCCGCTCAACCCCTCGCTGGCCCGCTGCGCGGCCGACGGCATGCGGCTGCACTTCGCCGACCGCGCCGCCTACCGTCACAAGGCCGAGCCCGGGACGCTGGCGGCGCTGTTGCGCGCGGCCGGCGCCGAGGACGCCGTGGTCGTCCCCGAGGGCGGCAGCAACGCCGCCGCCGTCCGCGGCTGCCGGGCCCTCGGCGAGGAACTGTCGGGCCACGCCGACGTGGCCGCCCTGGCCTGCGGCACCGGGGGCACCCTCGCGGGGCTCGCGGCGGGCTTCACCCCGGGGCGCGTGATCGGCGTGCCCGTGCTCAGGGGCGGTTTCCTGGGGGAGGAGGTCCGGCGGCTCCAGGAGGACGCCTTCGGCGGGCCGCGCGGCGACTGGAGCCTGGACGAGCGTTTCCACTGCGGCGGCTACGCGCGGACCACCCTGGCGCTCGACGCCTTCGCCGACGACTTCGAACGGCGCCACGGAGTGCCCCTGGAGCGCGTCTACGTCGCCAAGATGCTCCTCGGACTGCTCACAATGGCCCGCGAGGGCGCCTTCCCGCGCGGGACGTCGCTGGCGGCGGTCGTCACGGGCGGACCCTTCCCCCGACGAGGCCCGCTCTCCCCGAAGAGCCCCCGTTGA
- a CDS encoding Na+/H+ antiporter — MDVMPLLLLVAGSAAVAAAGRRLPVPVPLLLVAAGLAVSYLPGVPRYTLDPHVVLPLLLPPLLYTAATDSSYLDLRAQFRPVALLSVGYVLFATFVVGWAAYLIVPGLPLTAALVFGAVVAPPDAVAATAVARRVGLPSRITTILQGESLVNDATAITAFRVALAAAVGEGATWAGGIVEFLLAAIGGVGVGLVLMVPIHWLRTHVTDALPQNTLSLLIPFVAYAVAEQVHASGVLAVVVVALYLGHRAWEVDFATRLQEEAVWKMVAFLLESAVFALIGLQLPVVLRGLGAYHGTDAVWYAVVLFLIVAVARFVWVFPATLVPRLLSARIREREEDPGWKVPFVIGWAGMRGVVSLAIAFSIPLTVQGGGPFPERNLILFLTFTTVIGTLVVQGVSLPPLIRLLNFPGRDVQADTLAEANAQAQASRAAEQRLDDLLADERNALPGPLADRLRSVMEQRRNAVWERLGQTNPVTGESADDTYRRLAGEMIGAERDVFVRLRDARYIDDEMLRTLLRRLDLEEAAAYREAG; from the coding sequence ATGGACGTGATGCCGCTGCTGTTGCTGGTGGCGGGCAGCGCGGCGGTCGCCGCGGCCGGCCGGCGCCTCCCGGTGCCGGTGCCGCTGCTCCTGGTGGCGGCCGGGCTCGCGGTCAGCTACCTGCCGGGCGTCCCCCGGTACACCCTCGACCCGCACGTGGTGCTCCCGCTGCTGCTGCCCCCGCTGCTGTACACGGCCGCCACCGACAGCTCCTACCTGGACCTCAGAGCCCAGTTCCGGCCGGTCGCGCTGCTCTCCGTGGGCTACGTCCTCTTCGCCACCTTCGTGGTCGGCTGGGCCGCCTACCTGATCGTGCCCGGCCTCCCGCTGACCGCGGCCCTGGTCTTCGGGGCCGTGGTGGCGCCGCCGGACGCCGTCGCCGCCACGGCGGTCGCCCGCCGGGTGGGCCTGCCCTCCCGGATCACCACGATCCTCCAGGGCGAGTCCCTGGTGAACGACGCGACCGCCATCACCGCCTTCCGGGTGGCCCTCGCCGCCGCCGTGGGGGAGGGCGCCACCTGGGCCGGCGGGATCGTGGAGTTCCTGCTCGCGGCGATCGGCGGGGTCGGCGTCGGACTGGTGCTGATGGTGCCGATCCACTGGCTGCGCACCCACGTCACGGACGCCCTGCCGCAGAACACCCTCTCCCTGCTCATCCCGTTCGTCGCCTACGCCGTCGCCGAGCAGGTGCACGCCTCCGGGGTGCTCGCCGTGGTCGTCGTCGCCCTGTACCTGGGCCACCGCGCGTGGGAGGTCGACTTCGCCACCCGCCTCCAGGAGGAGGCCGTGTGGAAGATGGTCGCCTTCCTGCTGGAGTCGGCCGTCTTCGCCCTCATCGGGCTCCAGCTCCCGGTGGTCCTCAGGGGGCTCGGCGCCTACCACGGGACCGACGCCGTCTGGTACGCGGTCGTCCTCTTCCTGATCGTCGCCGTGGCCCGGTTCGTGTGGGTGTTTCCGGCCACCCTGGTCCCGAGGCTGCTCTCCGCCCGGATCCGCGAACGGGAGGAGGACCCCGGCTGGAAGGTGCCCTTCGTCATCGGCTGGGCCGGCATGCGGGGCGTGGTCTCGCTGGCCATCGCCTTCTCCATCCCGCTCACCGTGCAGGGCGGCGGCCCCTTTCCCGAACGCAACCTCATCCTCTTCCTGACCTTCACCACGGTCATCGGCACCCTGGTGGTCCAGGGCGTGTCCCTGCCGCCGCTGATCCGCCTGCTGAACTTCCCCGGCCGGGACGTCCAGGCGGACACGCTTGCGGAGGCGAACGCCCAGGCACAGGCTTCCCGGGCCGCGGAACAGCGCCTGGACGACCTCCTCGCCGACGAGCGCAACGCACTCCCGGGGCCGCTCGCCGACCGGCTGCGCTCGGTCATGGAACAGCGCCGCAACGCCGTCTGGGAACGGCTCGGGCAGACCAATCCGGTCACCGGTGAGTCCGCCGACGACACCTACCGGCGGCTCGCCGGCGAGATGATCGGTGCCGAGCGGGACGTCTTCGTCCGGCTGCGGGACGCCCGCTACATCGACGACGAGATGCTCAGGACGCTGCTGCGCCGCCTCGACCTGGAGGAGGCGGCGGCGTACCGGGAGGCGGGATGA